In Candidatus Lernaella stagnicola, one genomic interval encodes:
- a CDS encoding class I SAM-dependent methyltransferase has product MFSYIYMKILESQPERYDRGIALISLGASERAKKKLIEENVSPGSQVLEIGCGTGTMAIMAAQKGAGVLGFDFSAAMLAVARRKIAAENLDEQVELLEMGLSGMDKLPDDQYDLVVSTLVFSELSPDEQTYALKHAFRTLKPGARLAVADEARPKILWKRILHALIRIPMLLITFILTQTTTKAVENLPERVERAGFHVDKEERSLLGSFVYLTATKEKGR; this is encoded by the coding sequence ATGTTCAGCTACATCTATATGAAAATTCTTGAGTCGCAGCCCGAAAGGTATGATCGCGGCATCGCCCTTATCTCATTGGGCGCATCGGAAAGGGCGAAAAAGAAACTGATCGAAGAGAACGTGTCGCCGGGTTCGCAAGTTCTGGAAATCGGCTGCGGCACCGGCACGATGGCCATCATGGCCGCCCAAAAAGGCGCCGGCGTTCTCGGCTTCGACTTCTCCGCCGCGATGCTGGCCGTTGCCCGAAGGAAAATCGCCGCCGAAAATCTGGACGAGCAGGTCGAACTGCTCGAAATGGGCCTTTCCGGTATGGACAAACTTCCCGACGATCAATACGACCTGGTGGTCTCGACGCTGGTTTTCTCCGAATTGTCGCCGGACGAGCAGACCTATGCCCTGAAGCATGCGTTTCGAACCTTGAAGCCCGGCGCCCGGCTTGCCGTGGCCGACGAGGCCCGGCCGAAAATCCTCTGGAAAAGGATCCTTCACGCTCTGATACGAATTCCGATGCTCTTGATTACCTTCATTTTGACGCAAACCACGACCAAGGCCGTGGAAAACCTTCCCGAGCGGGTGGAGCGCGCCGGGTTCCACGTCGATAAAGAGGAAAGAAGCCTTCTCGGCAGCTTCGTCTACCTAACGGCCACCAAGGAGAAGGGCCGATGA